The genomic region AGCTTTGCGGCCCTCATGTCCGGCAAGGTGGACGCCGCCCTCATCGCCGCAGGCGCGCTCGTCAAGGCCGAACAGGCGGGCAAGCCCATCATCGCCACGGCCACGGGCCTCGTCACGCCCAAGCTCGCCATGTGCGCCGGCAAGAAATTCATCGACGAAAAGCCGGAACTCGTTAAAGTCGTGGTCGCCGCTCAGGACGAAGCCTACGACTGGGTGATGAACAACCATAAGGAAGCCATCGCCCTCGGCGCCAGGGAACAGGGCATCTCCGAAGCCGACGCCGAACGCCTCTACGCCTGGTCTCACTACAACAAGCGCCTCAATGAAGACGATATCAAAAGCCTCGATGAAGATATGACCTTCCTCATCGAAAACGGCATGGCCAGAAAGCGCGTGGATTCGCGCTCCTTCATTCTCGATTCCGCCATGGAGCAGAAGTAAACGTGTCTGATGCGGGGGGAGGAGGAGGAAGCCCTTCTGTCAAGGGGTTCTCCTCCTTCCCCTCCTTTCTCCTTCCTCAAGCTTCTGACAGGAAAGAGCGCCTCCGCTCTTATGAGGGAGAATTTCCCTGCCCGACATCTACAGGGTCGCCGTCCGGTGCTCCGGTCGGCGGCCCTGTTCCGATATACTTACCAAGGCAGTAAAAAACTCCCCTATACTTCTACGCTCATTCAAAAACCGTATAACAACAAGGATTCTGAGCTCCTCTCGTCAAAGTGATTCTTTTACCTATAAGGTTTTGCTTTTCATGGGCCACTCGCCCGACAAATTCCCATCTGTCGGGATCTATCTTTTGAACATCTGTTACTTTTGTAAATTCCCTAATGGTACTATTACCAGGAATCCATACAACTGGTATAAAAACTTGTTTTATAACACCATTATATACAGAAAAAACATATTTTATTTCCTTATCATTAGGATTTATTCTCCAACATGATCTTGTAATATCATATAACTCCTGCAAACTCATCCCTTCTTTATAAGATTTTTGTATTTTTATAATTAAACTATTTTTTGGAAGATCGCTTATATCTATCTCTTTATTATCTGAAAGCTTCTCTTTTATCACATCTATACCATGTCTACCAAATTTTTTTGCTCCATGACCACTTTGTAAGTTTGTTAAATTTTCTTTTCCTATAAGATCTATTGCCAATGCTTCAGCGGTTAGAGCTTCCTGTTCACTTTCCATTCCGTGCCTAAGAATTTCGATGGTAGGATACTCATTTCTACAGTAAATCTCTTTTATTTTCTCAACTTTTAGACCATTAGTTGATTCTTTATCATAAAGATGCTGAAAACAACGATTACCCTTTCCCTTTCCTATATAAAATGGTACACCATTATCTTTACTGTCATAATAAGCATATACATAATATTTTAATTTTTCACACACATCTTTTGAAAAAAAATATCCATCCTCGACAACCTTCTCCTTCGTTGGAAATCTCATACACATCTCCTTTATAAAGTTCACTTCTATACAATATGTTAACTAAAAAAATTTTCTTTTTTATCATATGAATATTTTTCTTTTCATTATTCTCGTCATAAAATTTAAAAAACAAAAATACATATATTATGTATATAAGATATCAAAATTATAAAAAAAGTAAATTGGTAACAGTAAAAAATATATAATTACTAAAAAATAAAGAATAACCTCTTGTTATTAAAATAGAACTACTTCTATTCTCCCCGCTCATACACAACGCTCCGGCAAAGGCCGGAAAACAGACGGCCAACGTGAAAAGTGTGGACAGGACGAGCCAGCACGGAAACTGCGCCCCCACGGCGGAACATGTTTCCCGGCGCAAAAAAAGGCGGAGAGTCGAAGGAGGATTTTCGTCCTCCTCAC from Mailhella massiliensis harbors:
- a CDS encoding LEM-3-like GIY-YIG domain-containing protein, whose amino-acid sequence is MRFPTKEKVVEDGYFFSKDVCEKLKYYVYAYYDSKDNGVPFYIGKGKGNRCFQHLYDKESTNGLKVEKIKEIYCRNEYPTIEILRHGMESEQEALTAEALAIDLIGKENLTNLQSGHGAKKFGRHGIDVIKEKLSDNKEIDISDLPKNSLIIKIQKSYKEGMSLQELYDITRSCWRINPNDKEIKYVFSVYNGVIKQVFIPVVWIPGNSTIREFTKVTDVQKIDPDRWEFVGRVAHEKQNLIGKRITLTRGAQNPCCYTVFE